In one window of Lampris incognitus isolate fLamInc1 chromosome 3, fLamInc1.hap2, whole genome shotgun sequence DNA:
- the LOC130109257 gene encoding zinc finger protein RFP-like has translation MASGSSLLSQDQFLCSVCLDVFTDPVTIPCGHNFCKSCITQYWDSSLVCRCPMCNKLFTNRPEVPVNTLFREMTVQYRESVRVDASSCPDQQCAKPGEVACDVCTGTKLKALKSCLVCLASYCETHLEPHQKVPGLKRHQLTGPVENLEDRICKKHDKPLDLFCKTEQVCVCQFCTESDHKLHPVVPLKEGYEEKKSQLAKKDAEVQQMIQQRQLKIHTLKQSVEISKDDAEREIAHSVQVFTVLMSSIERSQDELIEIIEEKQKTTEKQAEGFIEELEKEIRKLKKRSTELEQLSHTEDHLHLLQSFSSLNTPPQTKDWTEVSVHQPSYVGTVRTAVEQLEKTVSKELEKLYDAELKRVQQYEVDVILDPDTANPYLVLSGDGKQVYSGDIKNNLPDKPERFSCYAFVLGKQGFSSGRFYFEVLVKENTEWDLGVARESVNRKGKITLSPKKGFWTIWLRKGNEYKALASPGVILSLKEKLQKVGVFVDYEEGLVSFYDVEVGAHIYSFTGCTFTERLYPYFSPCNNDGGKNSAPLIISPVNKA, from the exons ATGGCCTCTGGCAGCAGTCTCCTGTCTCAAGATCAGTTcctgtgttctgtctgtctggatgTGTTCACTGATCCAGTCACCATACCATGTGGACACAACTTCTGTAAATCCTGCatcacacagtactgggacagtaGTCTAGTGTGTCGGTGTCCCATGTGCAACAAGCTTTTCACAAACAGACCTGAAGTGCCAGTCAACACTCTGTTTCGTGAGATGACCGTTCAGTACAGAGAGTCCGTTAGAGTGGACGCCAGCAGCTGCCCTGACCAACAATGTGCCAAACCAGGAGAAGTGGCCTGTGACGTCTGCACTGGGACCAAGCTCAAGGCCCTCAAGTCCTGTCTGGTGTGTCTGGCCTCGTACTGTGAGACTCACCTGGAGCCGCATCAGAAAGTCCCAGGTCTGAAAAGACATCAGCTGACCGGCCCTGTGGAGAATCTGGAAGACAGGATATGCAAGAAGCACGACAAACCTCTGGACCTGTTCTGTAAGactgaacaggtgtgtgtgtgccagttctGCACTGAATCAGACCACAAGTTACATCCtgttgttcctctgaaggagggaTACGAAGAAAAGAAGAGTCAGCTGGCtaagaaggatgctgaagttcAGCAGATGATCCAGCAGAGACAACTGAAGATTCACACACTCAAACAGTCAGTAGAAATCAGCAAAGATGATGCAGAAAGAGAGATAGCCCACAGTGTTCAGGTCTTCACCGTTCTGATGAGCTCCATTGAGAGGAGCCAGGATGAGCTCATTGAAATTATTGAAGAGAAACAGAAAACAACAGAGAAACAAGCTGAAGGCTTCATTGAAGAGTTGGAAAAGGAAATCAGGAAGCTAAAGAAGAGGAGCACAGAGCTGGAGCAGCTCTCACACACTGaagaccacctccacctcctccagagCTTCTCATCCCTCAACACTCCTCCACAGACCAAGGACTGGACAGAGGTCAGTGTCCATCAGCCATCTTATGTGGGGACTGTGAGGACAGCTGTGGAGCAGCTGGAGAAGACAGTTAGTAAAGAGCTGGAGAAGCTGTATGATGCTGAGCTGAAGAGGGTCCAGCAGTATGAAGTGGATGTGATTCTAGACCCTGATACAGCAAATCCTTATCTCGTCCTGTCTGGGGATGGAAAACAAGTGTATTCTGGAGACATTAAGAATAACCTCCCAGACAAGCCAGAGAGATTCTCTTGTTATGCTTTTGTCTTAGGAAAGCAGGGCTTCTCTTCAGGAAGATTTTATTTTGAA GTTCTGGTGAAAGAGAATACTGAGTGGGATTTAGGAGTGGCGAGAGAGTCTGTCAACAGGAAGGGAAAAATCACTTTGAGCCCAAAGAAAGGCTTCTGGACAATATGGTTGAGAAAGGGAAACGAGTACAAGGCTCTTGCTAGCCCAGGTGTTATTCTCTCTCTGAAAGAGAAGCTCCAGAAGGTTGGGGTGTTTGTGGATTATGAGGAGGGTCTGGTCTCCTTTTATGATGTAGAAGTTGGTGCTCATATCTACTCTTTCACTGGCTGCACCTTCACTGAGAGACTCTACCCATATTTCAGCCCCTGTAATAATGATGGTGGTAAAAACTCTGCTCCTCTCATCATCTCTCCTGTCAA
- the scyl2 gene encoding SCY1-like protein 2, giving the protein MESMLNKLKSTVTKVTADVTSAVMGNPVTREFEVGRHIASGGPGMCWRIYNGTKKSTKQEVAVFVFDKKMIDKYQKFDKDQIIDSLKKGVQQLTRLRHPRLLTVQHPLEESRDCLAFCTEPVFASLSNVLGQWDNLPSPVPCDIKEYKLFDVETKYGLLQISEGLSFLHSGVKMVHGNLCPENIILNKSGAWKIMGFDFSISSINPSDAEPKYTCKEWEPNLPPLCLPNPEYLAPEYILSVSCDSASDMYSLGVVVHAVFSEGKPVFQVNKHDIFKSFSRQLDQLSSMSPALLNKIPEEVREHVKMLLSVTPNVRPDADQMTKIPFFDDVGAMTLQYFDTLFQRDNLQKSQFYKGLPKVLPKLPKRVVVHRILPALTSEFVNPDMVPFVLPNVLLIAEECTKDEYIRLILPDLTPVFKQQEPVQILLIFLQKMDLLLTKTPAEDIKNSVLPMVYRALEAPSVQIQELCLNIIPTFANLIDYPSMKNSLIPRIKSACLQTSSLAVRVNSLVCLGKILEYLDKWFVIDEILPFLQQIPSREPAVLMGILGIYKCTFTHKKLGIPKEHLSTKSLPHLVSLSIDNNLNLNQFNSFMMVIRDMLNRMEAEHKTKLEQLHVMQEQQRSMTISSQGNQSEETKSTPSPGNQIDDIFGSTGVNGKENGSSAPASQPNRMSLTLEEKQRLAKEQEQAAKLRNQQPLAPQTVKPATTTSQAKDLTSSLLNNMTSLNSLSLANTARPAPVQGTTIAAFPSPSPMMGSMGTPAANGFNPAMGFQAGGMGMCPPGPGLYGGMATTTSTPNFTALPQNQGNPGQTNKAPDMSALDNLFTSSKPKVTLNQMGPKATAGTNTPWLNQFGSAQATQTAQLQSAPLGMGAVPSAFGMQANPFFSPHNFSQPSTAPNMNQSGLKHSTSVNNDLKDLFG; this is encoded by the exons ATGGAGTCCATGCTGAACAAGCTGAAAAGCACTGTCACCAAGGTGACTGCTGATGTCACCAGTGCTGTCATGGGCAACCCGGTGACGCGGGAGTTTGAAGTGGGCCGCCACATTGCCAGTGGTGGGCCTGGCATGTGCTGGAGAATCTATAATGGCACCAAAAAGTCCACCAAACAG GAGGTTGCAGTATTTGTGTTTGACAAGAAGATGATAGACAAGTACCAGAAGTTTGACAAGGACCAGATCATTGACTCCCTGAAAAAAGGGGTGCAGCAGTTGACCAGACTACGCCACCCTCGTCTGCTTACTGTCCAGCACCCTCTGGAAGAGTCCAG GGACTGCCTGGCATTCTGCACAGAGCCAGTCTTTGCCAGTCTGTCCAACGTGCTAGGCCAGTGGGATAATCTGCCCAGCCCTGTGCCCTGCGACATCAAGGAATACAAGCTCTTTGACGTGGAGACGAAGTATGGCCTGCTACAG ATCTCGGAGGGCCTGTCCTTCCTCCACAGTGGAGTGAAAATGGTCCATGGTAATTTGTGTCCGGAGAACATCATCCTCAACAAGAGCGGGGCATGGAAGATTATGGGCTTTGACTTCAGCATTTCTTCAATTAACCCTTCAGACGCAgag CCTAAGTACACATGCAAAGAATGGGAGCCCAACCTCCCTCCGCTGTGCCTGCCCAACCCGGAGTACCTGGCCCCCGAGTACATCCTGTCAGTCAGCTGTGACTCCGCCTCTGACATGTACTCCCTGGGTGTGGTTGTGCATGCTGTCTTCAGTGAGGGCAAGCCTGTTTTTCAGGTCAACAAGCATGACATCTTCAAGAGCTTCAGCAGACAACTGGACCAG TTGAGCAGCATGAGTCCAGCGCTGTTGAACAAAATCCCAGAGGAGGTGCGGGAACACGTCAAGATGCTGCTCAGCGTCACACCCAATGTCCGACCTGATGCCGACCAGATGACCAAG ATCCCGTTCTTCGACGATGTGGGCGCCATGACCCTGCAGTATTTTGACACCCTGTTTCAGAGGGACAATCTGCAGAAGTCCCAGTTCTATAAAGGCCTGCCCAAAGTCTTGCCTAAACTACCCAAG AGGGTCGTGGTGCATCGGATCCTGCCGGCACTGACCTCGGAGTTCGTCAACCCGGACATGGTGCCCTTCGTGCTTCCCAATGTCCTGCTGATTGCTGAGGAATGCACCAAGGATGAGTACATCCGCCTCATCTTGCCAGACCTCACACCCGTCTTCAAGCAGCAGGAGCCTGTCCAG ATCCTGCTGATATTTCTGCAGAAGATGGACCTGCTGCTGACCAAAACGCCAGCAGAGGATATCAAGAACAGTGTGCTGCCTATGGTCTACCGAGCCCTGGAGGCCCCCTCTGTACAGATCCAG GAGCTGTGCCTGAACATCATTCCAACATTTGCCAACCTGATTGATTACCCCTCTATGAAGAACTCCCTAATCCCCCGCATCAAGTCAGCCTGCCTCCAGACCTCCTCACTAGCG GTGCGGGTGAACTCGCTGGTGTGTCTGGGGAAGATTCTAGAATATCTAGACAAGTGGTTTGTCATCGATGAGATTCTGCCCTTCTTACAACAGATCCCCTCTCGAGAACCAGCTGTACTCATGGGAATCCTTG ggATCTATAAGTGTACCTTCACCCATAAAAAACTCGGCATCCCCAAAGAACACCTTTCCACCAAGAGCTTGCCTCACTTAGTTAGTCTTAGCATAGACAACAACCTCAATCTCAACCAG TTTAACTCGTTCATGATGGTGATCCGGGACATGCTGAATCGTATGGAGGCCGAACATAAGACCAAGCTGGAACAACTGCATGTCATGCAAGAACAACAGAG GAGCATGACCATCTCCAGCCAAGGGAACCAATCAGAGGAGACCAAGAGCACACCCAGCCCCGGCAACCAG ATTGATGACATATTTGGCAGTACAGGAGTTAATGGGAAAGAGAATGGATCTTCAGCACCAGCCTCCCAGCCCAATAGA ATGTCTCTCACACTGGAGGAGAAGCAGCGATTGGCTAAGGAGCAGGAGCAGGCAGCAAAACTGAGGAACCAGCAACCCTTAGCCCCACAAACTGTTAAACCAGCTACCACCACTTCACAG GCTAAGGATCTGACCAGCAGTCTTCTGAACAATATGACGTCTCTAAATAGCCTGTCTCTGGCCAACACTGCACGACCTGCTCCTGTCCAGGGTACCACCATAGCTGCCTTCCCCTCCCCCAGCCCCATGATGGGCTCCATGGGCACCCCTGCAGCAAATGGCTTCAACCCAGCCATGGGCTTCCAGGCAGGGGGGATGGGCATGTGCCCTCCAGGCCCCGGACTCTATGGGGGCATGGCCACCACTACCAGCACCCCAAACTTCACTGCCCTGCCCCAGAATCAAGGAAACCCAGGGCAGACAAACAAAGCTCCTGACATGTCTGCCTTGGAtaatctcttcacctccagcaaacCCAAAGTCACCCTCAACCAAATGGGTCCCAAGGCTACCGCCGGAACAAACACCCCTTGGCTCAATCAGTTTGGTTCGGCCCAAGCTACTCAGACTGCTCAACTCCAGAGTGCACCATTAGGCATGGGAGCAGTGCCCAGTGCATTTGGGATGCAGGCCAACCCCTTTTTCAGCCCACATAACTTTTCCCAACCCTCCACTGCGCCTAACATGAACCAAAGCGGGCTTAAACATAGCACGTCTGTCAACAATGATCTCAAAGACTTATTTGGCTAA